The following proteins are encoded in a genomic region of Arachis stenosperma cultivar V10309 chromosome 4, arast.V10309.gnm1.PFL2, whole genome shotgun sequence:
- the LOC130974571 gene encoding uncharacterized protein LOC130974571, giving the protein MLDKYNSLAKNFCYARDRYQQKNYTTIKLKLISKRTTDGRTYNLSSASEMVALIVGDVEQLSKDRDIVIESQSRKLQRIDIFHPSYLALQYPLLFPYGKDKKMGESPLILRSKRLFQQFLVDAYTMVESERLKLFGCKQPQLRVDKYKCLHESLINRDVNAARLGKRIILLSIFTDKPRYVGYPNYFITMTCNLEWDEIKREVTSIGLKAEDRLDILCRVFKIKFDGLIDDLKEKKIFGKILGYICTVEFQRRELPHAHILLFMSNEFKSQTPDDIDKHITAEILDEDERQNLNGAFQNYMVHGPCGPYNKNSHCMKNGSCSKFYPKEFRQQTLIDEAGFSKYRRTDNGRTMKKRERVLDNKFIVLYNPKLLLKFGCHINVEYTCQTSSIKYLFKYLHKGNDRVTVTLYNAVWRLFGYEIQEKEPFVIRLPFHLEDEQLMVYGETSNVNDIVERAISHKSIFLGWMAVSMSYPYARNLTYAEFPTKFVWKDDSSKWFSRKKGFAIGRLTHVPAELTMSDDEIKQLCLVDIDKILHFYGKTLKDYPPMPLATEVDSSLLTKMVIREELNFNKDDLKKNASDVLAIATPEQRYAFDKIVTVVYCDEGGFFFVYGHGDTKKTFLWNLMSAEICSRGDIVLNVTSSGIASLLLPNGRTAHSRFKILLNITEDFVCNIKPGSPQVMLLLKAKFIIWNEAPMVSRYCYETLDKCLGDIMTCSPTYSKDLSFGGKVIVLSGDFRQILPVIPRESRQDIIHSTVNSSYLWKFCQVLKLTKNMKLSVGTTASDQDETEQFGEWLLKVGDGLIGGNMDGESEICLPADIVIPSLDQAFDELVHFSYPNILENMSSKDFFKVRTILASTLDIVEEINNHLMAIIPGGKKLYLSSDSIRMDEGNMENQLDLYGSELLNSINCSGLPPHKLILKVGVPVMLLRNIDQSSGLYNGTRLQVRKLGNYVIECEVLTGNSVGHIALVSRMNMVPTNETVPVRFQRRQFP; this is encoded by the exons ATGCTAGACAAATATAATAGTTTGGCAAAGAATTTTTGCTATGCAAGAGATAGGTACCAACAGAAAAATTATACAACCATAAAGCTTAAGTTAATTAgtaaaaggactacagatggaAGGACATACAACTTGTCATCTGCATCTGAAATGGTTGCGTTGATTGTTGGTGATGTCGAACAACTTagcaaagatagagatattgTTATAGAGAGTCAATCTAGAAAGCTCCAGCGAATTGATATTTTTCATCCATCTTATTTAGCCTTGCAATATCCATTGTTGTTTCCGTATGGGAAGGAT AAAAAGATGGGTGAATCTCCGTTAATTCTGAGATCAAAGAGATTATTCCAACAGTTTCTGGTAGATGCCTACACAATGGTAGAATCAGAGAGGTTAAAATTATTTGGGTGTAAACAACCACAGTTGAGGGTTGATAAATACAAATGTCTGCATGAAAGTCTTATAAACAGGGATGTAAATGCTGCAAGGCTTGGCAAAAGAATCATTCTTCTCAGTATTTTTACCGATAAACCTAG ATATGTAGGATATCCTAACTATTTTATCACCATGACCTGTAACCTTGAATGGGATGAGATAAAAAGAGAAGTGACTTCCATTGGATTGAAGGCAGAAGACCGTCTTGATATATTATGTCGAGTTTTCAAGATCAAGTTTGATGGTTTGATTGATGAcctaaaagagaaaaaaatctTTGGCAAAATTTTGGGAT aCATTTGCACTGTAGAGTTTCAAAGGAGAGAGCTTCCGCATGCACATATCCTTTTATTCATGAGTAACGAGTTCAAGTCACAAACACCAGAtgacatagacaaacatataaCAGCTGAGATTCTTGATGAAGATGAAAGGCAAAATCTAAATGGAGCTTTTCAAAATTACATGGTACATGGTCCATGTGGTCCGTACAACAAGAATTCACATTGCATGAAGAATGGATCCTGTTCAAAGTTCTATCCTAAAGAGTTTAGACAGCAAACACTCATTGATGAGGCCGGATTTTCCAAATATAGGCGTACTGATAACGGTCGAACAATGAAGAAAAGGGAACGTGTACTAGATAATAAGTTCATTGTTTTGTATAATCCAAAATTGTTGCTCAAGTTTGGGTGCCACATAAATGTGGAATACACATGCCAAACAAGTTCTATTAAGTATCTGTTTAAGTATTTACACAAGGGTAATGACCGCGTGACAGTTACTCTATACAATGCTg TTTGGCGTCTATTTGGATATGAAATCCAAGAGAAAGAACCATTTGTGATTAGACTTCCATTCCATTTGGAGGATGAGCAACTTATGGTTTATGGTGAAACTTCTAATGTGAATGATATCGTCGAAAGAGCAATATCTCATAAGTCCATATTTTTGGGATGGATGGCGGTGAGCATGTCATATCCCTATGCTCGAAATCTGACTTATGCTGAGTTTCCAACCAAGTTTGTTTGGAAGGACGATTCTTCAAAGTGGTTTTCTCGAAAGAAAGGCTTCGCAATTGGAAGGTTGACTCATGTACCTGCAG AGTTAACAATGTCAGATGATGAGATTAAGCAGTTGTGCTTAGTTGATATAGACAAGATCTTACATTTCTATGGTAAAACCTTGAAAGACTATCCTCCTATGCCTTTAGCAACTGAAGTTGATAGTTCTTTGTTAACCAAAATGGTTATTAGGGAAGAGCTAAACTTTAACAAGGATGATTTAAAGAAAAATGCCTCAGACGTGTTAGCCATTGCAACACCTGAGCAGAGATATGCATTCGATAAAATTGTTACAGTTGTGTATTGTGATGAAGGGGGTTTTTTCTTTGTATATGGTCATGGGGATACTAAAAAAACATTTCTTTGGAACCTTATGTCTGCTGAGATTTGCTCAAGGGGTGATATAGTGTTAAACGTTACTTCGAGTGGTATTGCATCTTTACTTCTTCCTAATGGAAGAACGGCACACTCAAGGTTCAAAATACTGCTGAATATAACTGAGGATTTTGTATGTAACATCAAACCTGGTTCCCCTCAAGTAATGTTGCTGTTGAAAGCCAAATTTATAATTTGGAATGAGGCTCCAATGGTTAGTAGGTACTGCTATGAAACACTTGATAAATGTTTGGGTGATATAATGACGTGTTCTCCAACATATAGCAAAGATTTGTCCTTTGGAGGAAAAGTGATTGTACTAAGTGGAGATTTTAGACAAATTCTTCCTGTCATTCCACGAGAATCGAGACAAGATATCATTCATTCAACTGTGAATTCGTCTTACCTTTGGAAGTTTTGTCAGGTGCTCAAACTAACAAAAAACATGAAACTCTCTGTAGGGACGACTGCTTCAGATCAAGATGAGACAGAGCAATTTGGTGAGTGGTTATTGAAAGTTGGTGATGGTCTAATAGGTGGCAATATGGATGGTGAATCTGAGATATGTCTTCCAGCAGATATTGTTATTCCTTCTTTGGACCAGGCATTTGATGAGTTGGTTCATTTTTCTTAtccaaatattttagaaaacaTGTCCTCAAAGGATTTTTTCAAAGTAAGAACTATACTGGCTTCCACGCTAGACATCGTTGAAGAGATCAACAACCATCTGATGGCTATCATTCCTGGAGGGAAAAAATTATATCTTAGTTCGGATTCCATTCGTATGGATGAAGGGAATATGGAGAATCAACTAGATCTCTATGGTTCTGAATTACTGAATAGCATAAATTGCTCTGGTTTGCCTCCACATAAATTAATACTCAAGGTTGGTGTTCCGGTGATGTTACTGAGAAATATTGACCAATCCAGTGGTCTTTATAATGGTACAAGGCTACAAGTTAGGAAGCTTGGAAATTATGTCATAGAATGTGAAGTCTTAACGGGTAACAGTGTTGGTCATATTGCTTTGGTTTCAAGAATGAATATGGTACCAACAAATGAAACCGTCCCAGTTAGATTCCAACGAAGACAGTTTCCATAA